In Aphelocoma coerulescens isolate FSJ_1873_10779 chromosome 23, UR_Acoe_1.0, whole genome shotgun sequence, a genomic segment contains:
- the PDIK1L gene encoding serine/threonine-protein kinase PDIK1L — MVSSQPKYDLIREVGRGSYGVVYEAVVRRTCARVAVKKIRCHAPENVELALREFWALSSIKSQHPNVIHLEECILQKDDMVQKMSHGSSSSLYLQLVETSLKGEIAFDPKSAYYLWFVMDFCDGGDMNEYLLSRKPNRKTNTSFMLQLSSALAFLHKNQIIHRDLKPDNILISQSRVDASDPEPTLKVADFGLSKVCSASGQNPEEPVNVNKCFLSTACGTDFYMAPEVWEGHYTAKADIFALGIIIWAMLERITFIDTETKKELLGSYVKQGTAIVPVGEALLENPKMELLIPVKKKSMNARMKQLIKEMLAANPQDRPDAFELELRLVNIAFKDSSWDT; from the exons ATGGTGAGTAGCCAGCCTAAGTACGATCTAATTCGGGAGGTTGGTCGTGGCAGTTATGGTGTGGTGTACGAAGCGGTCGTCAGGAGGACCTGTGCCCGCGTGGCCGTGAAAAAGATCCGGTGCCACGCTCCGGAGAACGTGGAACTGGCTCTGCGCGAGTTCTGGGCCCTTAGCAGTATCAAGAGCCAGCACCCCAACGTCATTCACCTGGAGGAGTGCATCTTGCAGAAAGATGACATGGTGCAGAAGATGTCCCAtggctccagctcctcccttTATTTACAG CTTGTAGAAACCTCATTAAAAGGAGAAATAGCCTTTGACCCCAAAAGTGCTTATTACCTGTGGTTTGTGATGGATTTCTGTGATGGAGGAGACATGAACGAGTACCTGCTGTCCCGAAAGCCCAACCGCAAGACCAACACCAGCTTcatgctgcagctcagcagcgCCCTGGCCTTCCTGCACAAAAACCAGATCATCCATCGGGACCTCAAGCCCGACAACATCCTCATCTCCCAGAGCAGGGTGGACGCCAGCGACCCGGAGCCCACCCTGAAGGTGGCGGATTTTGGGCTGAGCAAGGTGTGCTCGGCCTCCGGGCAGAACCCCGAGGAGCCGGTCAATGTCAATAAATGCTTCCTGTCCACTGCCTGCGGCACCGACTTCTACATGGCCCCCGAGGTGTGGGAGGGACACTACACGGCCAAGGCAGACATCTTCGCCCTGGGCATCATCATCTGGGCCATGCTGGAGAGGATCACCTTCATAGACACCGAGACcaagaaggagctgctgggcagtTACGTGAAGCAGGGCACGGCCATCGTGCCCGTGGGCGAGGCGCTGCTGGAGAACCCCAAGATGGAGCTGCTCATCCCCGTGAAGAAGAAGTCCATGAACGCCCGGATGAAGCAGCTGATCAAGGAGATGCTGGCGGCCAACCCGCAGGACCGGCCCGACGCCTTCGAGCTGGAGCTGAGACTGGTCAACATCGCCTTCAAGGACAGCAGCTGGGACACGTGA
- the FAM110D gene encoding protein FAM110D, giving the protein MVPLGSPSLAVCASGNLRLMAPGRGSPLAWLNRSPECPQGPGGSGGRRPSAVERLEADKAKYVKSQQVINRRQEPALRGSPRLSPHGRRLLARQQCSELCPGSELGREGPRKLPCPQSPVSRRSGSRRLLRPDSLIIYRQKRDCLAGDKENTKGSGLVRRLFQGPLRDKPPSSPPARALGEGPPAPQSPETPMLWAPAEKEEARTPGGSSGGDGGGTFPVPGSPAAQPPGAPGKEPLALRVSLPLSEQERFFNYCGLDRALVELLGRERFGPAGWDNASARPPGSCESEPGRASGCSEGDAGPGEEEPDVRLGSAVSVVERNARVIKWLYGCQRAWAAAKESTV; this is encoded by the coding sequence ATGGTGCCcttgggcagccccagcctcgcCGTCTGCGCCTCCGGCAACCTGCGCCTCATGGCCCCCGGCCGCGGCTCccccctggcctggctgaacCGGAGCCCCGAGTGCCCGCAGGGgccggggggcagcgggggccgCAGACCCAGCGCCGTGGAGCGGCTGGAGGCCGACAAGGCCAAGTACGTCAAGTCCCAGCAGGTGATCAACAGGCGGCAGGAGCCGGCGCTGCGGGGCTCGCCCCGGCTGTCCCCCCACGGCCGGCGCCTGCTCGCCCGCCAGCAGTGCAGCGAGCTGTGTCCGGGCTCGGAGctgggccgggaggggccgCGGAAGCTGCCGTGCCCGCAGTCCCCCGTGTCGCGCCGCAGCGGCAGCCGGCGCCTGCTGAGACCCGACTCGCTCATCATCTACCGGCAGAAACGGGACTGCCTGGCCGGGGACAAGGAGAACACCAAGGGCTCGGGGCTGGTGCGGCGCCTCTTCCAGGGACCCCTCAGAGACAAACCCCCCAGCTCGCCCCCCGCCAGGGCGCTGGGCGAGGGACCGCCGgccccccagagccccgagACCCCCATGCTGTGGGCGCCGGCGGAGAAGGAGGAGGCGCGGACGCCGGGAGGCAGCAGCGGCGGTGACGGCGGTGGCACCTTCCCCGTGCCCGGCAGCCCCGCGGCGcagccccccggagcccccgggAAGGAGCCGCTGGCTCTGCGAGTGTCGCTGCCGCTCTCGGAGCAGGAGCGCTTCTTCAACTACTGCGGGCTGGACCGGGCgctggtggagctgctgggccgGGAGCGCTTCGGGCCGGCGGGCTGGGACAACGCCTCGGCCCGGCCCCCCGGCTCCTGCGAGTCCGAGCCCGGGCGGGCCTCGGGGTGCAGCGAGGGGGACGCGGGGCCGGGCGAGGAGGAGCCGGACGTCCGGCTGGGCTCCGCCGTGTCGGTGGTGGAGCGCAACGCCCGTGTCATCAAGTGGCTCTACGGCTGCCAGAGAGCCTGGGCGGCTGCCAAGGAGTCCACGGTCTGA
- the C23H1orf232 gene encoding uncharacterized protein C1orf232 homolog produces the protein MAQGFWRLYKAKVLQTLGGPRPDGALQDEGDPPELMETAEPPALMEEGASPVSQLARKVQGVGARGWRTLSSLFTREDEHQLLSPEPCPDHPLATEPSEMPHTEKAPGFWDLFATKWQQASGPDKKVPPPEPDESPGEPPGDDGSDLREPEEGAFHWGFLAGKLAEIRNKNAPKGN, from the exons ATGGCCCAGGGCTTCTGGCGGCTCTACAAGGCCAAAGTGCTGCAGACCCTGGGGGGGCCGCGGCCGGACGGGGCCCTGCAGGACGAG ggagacccccccgaGCTGATGGAGACGGCCGAGCCCCCTGCGCTGATGGAGGAGGgagccagccccgtgtcccagCTGGCGAGGAAG GTGCAGGGGGTGGGTGCCCGGGGCTGGCGGACGCTTTCATCCCTCTTCACCCGCGAGGACGAGCACCAGCTGCTCAGCCCGGAGCCCTGCCCAGACCA CCCGCTGGCCACTGAGCCGTCCGAGATGCCCCACACTGAGAAGGCacctggattttgggatctCTTTGCTACCAAGTGGCAGCAGGCGTCGGGGCCGGACAAGAAGGTGCCGCCCCCGGAGCCGGATGAGAGCCCTGGGGAGCCGCCGGGTGACGATGGCAGCGACCTGCGGGAGCCAGAGGAAGGGGCCTTCCACTGGGGCTTCCTGGCTGGCAAGCTGGCCGAAATCCGGAATAAAAACGCCCCCAAGGGCAACTAG
- the ZNF593 gene encoding zinc finger protein 593 yields the protein MSPRSGRRTGAHRAHSLARQLKTKRRRRDLDEIHADLKPENAARLLRQEIDPDLPGCAQFYCLHCARYFVDLNSMKEHFRSKVHKKRLKQLREAPYTQEEAERAAGMGSYIPPKKVEVQTQPLEEVTEMETSG from the exons ATGTCCCCGCGGAGCGGCCGCCGCACCGGAGCGCACCGGGCGCACTCGCTCGCCCGGCAGCTGAAGACGAAGCGGCGCCGGCGCGACCTGGACGAGATCCACGCGGACCTGAAGCCCGAGAACGCCGCGCGGCTGCTGCGGCAGGAGATCGACCCCGACCTGCCGGGCTGCGCCCAGTTCTACTGCCTGCACTGCGC GCGCTACTTCGTGGACCTGAACAGCATGAAGGAGCACTTCAGATCCAAGGTGCACAAGAAGAG gcTGAAGCAGCTGCGGGAGGCTCCGTACACGCAGGAGGAGGCCGAGCGTGCTGCCGGGATGGGCTCCTACATCCCCCCAAAGAAGGTGGAGGTGCAGACCCAGCCCCTCGAGGAGGTCACGGAGATGGAGACATCCGGCTGA